In Paracoccus fistulariae, a single window of DNA contains:
- a CDS encoding serine O-acetyltransferase: protein MNINPLTGSLLTSVRNLFAAEPELADLFRYDPRQVASLPDLLASVLASCLPQGAPQSRIRKIAGEVFAQDPDAVGMALDDLLVTAARDQDPGGAAHVLHFGHGYHVLLSYRLTHALWMAGRRTLALAVKGHFTRALSAEIWPQARIGRGIWLDHGLGVVIGQTAVIEDDVSLWHGVTLGSNFVDMGEGRHPVLRRGAVIGAGALILGPVEIGAGATVAAGAVVTRDVPAGHVVTGPRAADRGPGRFSGFLTLQDVKGG from the coding sequence ATGAACATCAATCCCCTGACCGGCAGCTTGCTGACATCGGTGCGCAATCTGTTTGCGGCGGAACCCGAACTTGCCGATCTGTTTCGGTATGATCCCCGGCAGGTGGCAAGCCTGCCGGACCTCTTGGCATCTGTGCTGGCGTCCTGCCTGCCGCAGGGCGCGCCGCAAAGCCGGATTCGCAAGATCGCAGGCGAGGTCTTTGCGCAGGATCCAGACGCGGTCGGGATGGCGCTGGACGATCTTCTGGTCACGGCGGCGCGGGATCAGGATCCGGGCGGCGCCGCACATGTTCTGCATTTTGGCCATGGCTATCACGTGCTGCTGTCCTATCGCCTGACCCATGCCCTTTGGATGGCCGGGCGCAGGACGCTTGCGCTGGCGGTAAAGGGGCACTTCACCCGCGCCCTGTCGGCCGAAATATGGCCGCAGGCACGCATTGGCAGGGGAATCTGGCTGGATCACGGGTTGGGGGTCGTGATCGGCCAGACCGCCGTGATCGAGGATGATGTCAGCCTTTGGCACGGCGTCACCCTGGGCTCGAACTTCGTCGATATGGGCGAGGGGCGGCATCCGGTTCTGCGGCGCGGTGCGGTGATCGGGGCTGGCGCCCTGATCCTTGGCCCGGTCGAGATCGGCGCGGGCGCAACGGTTGCCGCCGGTGCCGTCGTCACGCGTGACGTACCCGCAGGCCATGTCGTTACCGGTCCGCGCGCTGCGGATCGCGGGCCGGGCCGGTTTTCGGGTTTCTTGACACTGCAGGATGTGAAAGGGGGCTAG
- a CDS encoding leucyl aminopeptidase, with amino-acid sequence MDHTSFTEICLHQLKMSGVHEGEKLIVLTQGNDRLAYADAFMAAGQRLGAKMYHMRLPAPLPSDGWAVGVTGLASMPEAVEALKQCDMLIDCVFLLFSPEQFAIQAAGTRILTAVEPPELLARMLPTRELREKVEIAAEILDRAKVMRITSPHGTDVTYKLNTYPTVPEYACTDTPGRWDHWPSGFVFTGGDDDGVDGTIVVAPGDILLPQNIMTREPITYTIEKGWITDIRGGLEAQIVRSYMDSFNDRRGFGMSHVGWGMNPDAKWHNFVPGEFPGGMGMEPRSFYGNVMFSTGPNNELGGPNDTACHLDIPMRNCSLFLDDEAIVIDGDIVVKEIQLARD; translated from the coding sequence ATGGACCATACGAGCTTTACCGAGATCTGCCTGCATCAGCTGAAGATGTCGGGCGTGCATGAGGGCGAAAAGCTGATCGTCCTGACACAGGGCAATGACCGGCTGGCCTATGCCGATGCCTTCATGGCGGCGGGCCAGAGGCTTGGGGCAAAAATGTATCACATGCGCCTGCCCGCGCCGCTGCCCAGCGATGGCTGGGCGGTGGGCGTGACCGGTCTGGCATCGATGCCCGAAGCGGTCGAGGCGCTGAAGCAATGCGACATGCTGATCGACTGCGTGTTCCTGCTGTTCTCGCCCGAACAATTTGCCATTCAGGCCGCAGGCACGCGCATTCTGACCGCGGTCGAGCCGCCCGAACTGCTGGCGCGGATGCTGCCCACGCGGGAGCTGCGCGAAAAGGTCGAGATCGCGGCAGAGATCCTTGATCGGGCCAAGGTCATGCGCATTACCTCGCCCCACGGGACCGATGTGACCTACAAGCTGAACACCTATCCGACCGTGCCGGAATATGCCTGCACCGACACGCCCGGCCGCTGGGATCACTGGCCGTCGGGCTTTGTCTTTACGGGCGGGGATGATGATGGCGTCGATGGCACCATCGTCGTGGCGCCGGGCGATATCCTGCTGCCGCAGAACATCATGACGCGCGAGCCGATCACCTACACCATCGAAAAGGGCTGGATCACCGATATTCGCGGCGGGCTGGAGGCGCAGATCGTCCGTTCCTACATGGACAGCTTCAACGACCGGCGCGGCTTCGGGATGAGCCATGTCGGCTGGGGCATGAACCCCGATGCCAAATGGCACAATTTCGTGCCGGGCGAATTTCCCGGTGGCATGGGGATGGAGCCGCGCAGCTTCTATGGCAATGTGATGTTTTCGACCGGCCCCAATAATGAGCTGGGCGGCCCGAATGACACCGCCTGCCATCTGGATATCCCGATGCGGAACTGCTCGCTCTTCCTCGATGACGAAGCAATCGTCATCGATGGCGATATCGTCGTGAAAGAGATCCAGCTTGCGCGCGACTAA
- a CDS encoding isochorismatase family protein, which yields MSQEQIYKDAGFGAPVLRGRRPAIVVVDFSYGFTDRRYPTASDAAAQMAATRKLTDLARARGYPVIYTTIAYHPGELDRLAWLKKATGMRALVEGSRLVQIDAATGIRPEDVVLVKKGASAFAGTQLAALLTGAGVDTLIVTGATTSGCVRATCVDAVTAGFTVLVPADCCADRAQAPHDANLYDIAQKYGDVTDSADILGWLENLGNCSTCVARAR from the coding sequence ATGTCTCAGGAACAGATCTACAAGGATGCGGGCTTCGGTGCGCCGGTTCTGCGCGGTCGGCGGCCGGCCATCGTCGTGGTCGATTTCAGCTATGGTTTCACCGACCGGCGCTATCCGACCGCCTCGGATGCAGCGGCGCAGATGGCGGCGACGCGCAAGCTGACCGATCTGGCGCGCGCCAGAGGCTATCCGGTCATCTACACCACGATTGCCTATCATCCCGGCGAATTGGACAGGCTGGCCTGGCTGAAAAAGGCCACCGGCATGAGGGCGCTGGTCGAGGGGTCGCGTCTGGTCCAGATCGACGCGGCCACCGGCATCCGTCCCGAAGATGTCGTGCTGGTCAAGAAGGGGGCGTCGGCCTTTGCCGGAACGCAACTGGCGGCGCTGCTGACCGGGGCAGGGGTCGACACGCTGATCGTGACCGGTGCCACCACCTCGGGCTGCGTCCGCGCCACATGCGTCGATGCGGTGACTGCGGGTTTCACCGTGCTGGTTCCTGCCGATTGCTGCGCCGACCGCGCGCAGGCGCCGCATGACGCCAATCTTTACGATATCGCGCAGAAATACGGCGACGTCACCGACAGCGCCGACATCCTCGGCTGGCTGGAAAACCTGGGCAATTGCAGCACCTGCGTCGCAAGGGCGCGGTAA
- a CDS encoding TRAP transporter substrate-binding protein, whose amino-acid sequence MKRRNFLTKAAGMAGVGVLAAPAIAQAQDVVRWRMSASWPKTLDVMYGSAEQLAERVRELSGGRFEIRVFPAGEIVPAPQNLDAVANGSVECCHTLSSFHLGKEPALAFDAGMAFGLNARQQIAWLVQGGGQEQLRDLYKSFGTVNFNCGNTGVQMGGWFRKEIKSVDDIKGLTMRIGGIGGMVLSRLGAIPQQIAAGDIYPSLEKGAIDAAEWIGPHDDYRLGLHRVAPYYYAPGWWEGSAAITCLVGEKAWTDLPPDLQAIFTVACNEQSRNMLARYDALNPVALRKLIAEGAKVSYFPRDLMDAAYAAAQELWVELSDTSPHFAAIYPQWKAFQEEEVLWFRIAESALDGYTNRVVGQTG is encoded by the coding sequence TTGAAAAGACGTAACTTTCTGACAAAGGCCGCAGGCATGGCCGGGGTTGGCGTTCTGGCCGCGCCCGCAATCGCACAGGCGCAGGATGTGGTGCGCTGGCGCATGTCGGCCAGTTGGCCGAAGACGCTGGATGTCATGTACGGATCGGCCGAACAACTGGCCGAACGGGTCAGGGAACTGTCCGGCGGGCGCTTCGAGATCCGCGTGTTCCCGGCGGGCGAAATCGTTCCGGCGCCGCAGAATCTGGATGCGGTCGCCAATGGCTCGGTCGAATGCTGCCACACGCTCAGCTCGTTCCATCTGGGCAAAGAGCCCGCGCTGGCCTTCGATGCCGGGATGGCCTTTGGCCTGAACGCGCGCCAGCAGATCGCCTGGCTGGTCCAGGGCGGCGGGCAAGAGCAGTTGCGCGATCTTTACAAGAGTTTCGGCACCGTGAACTTCAACTGCGGCAATACCGGCGTCCAGATGGGCGGCTGGTTCCGCAAAGAGATCAAATCGGTCGATGACATCAAAGGTCTGACCATGCGCATCGGCGGCATTGGCGGCATGGTGCTGTCTAGGCTGGGCGCGATCCCGCAGCAGATTGCCGCGGGCGATATCTATCCCTCGCTGGAAAAGGGGGCCATCGACGCCGCCGAATGGATCGGCCCGCATGACGATTACCGCCTTGGGCTGCACCGCGTCGCGCCCTATTACTATGCGCCCGGGTGGTGGGAAGGCAGCGCCGCCATCACCTGCCTTGTCGGCGAGAAAGCCTGGACCGACCTGCCGCCAGACCTGCAGGCGATCTTCACCGTCGCCTGTAACGAGCAATCGCGCAACATGCTGGCGCGCTATGACGCGCTGAACCCGGTCGCGCTGCGCAAACTGATCGCCGAGGGGGCGAAAGTATCCTATTTCCCGCGCGATCTGATGGATGCGGCCTATGCCGCAGCGCAGGAGCTGTGGGTGGAACTGTCCGATACCAGCCCGCATTTCGCCGCGATCTATCCGCAGTGGAAAGCCTTCCAGGAAGAGGAAGTCCTGTGGTTCCGCATCGCTGAAAGCGCGCTGGACGGCTATACCAACCGCGTCGTCGGCCAGACCGGCTAA
- a CDS encoding TRAP transporter large permease yields the protein MTAFLIANIAPIMFCSLILLMLLGFPVAFALAANGILFALIGMELGLLSPSLLQVLPQRIFGIMMNDVLLALPFFTFMGLLLERSGMAEDLLETIGQLFGPIRGGLAFAVVAVGALLAATTGVVSASVISMGLISLPIMLRYGYDRSVATGVIAASGTLSQIIPPSLTLIILADQLGRPVGDMYQGAILPGLVLTGMYMAYVAYIAIIRPSRAPALPPDVLVHREANGRSGALSLVVVFVGAVAITWICIQMLMSPDAARDERIVTGFAIWSVLVFAVAVLDKMLKLGMLSKIASRTIFAMVPPLALIFLVLGTIFIGVATPTEGGAMGAMGALLLALLKGRLTLQRFEQSMESTMRLTSFAIFILVGSTIFALTFRAVNGDLWVEHLLATLPGGEWGFLIFVCIFVFIAAFFLDFFELAFIVIPLLGPVAESMGIDMVWFGVIIAVNMQTSFMHPPFGLALFYLRSVAPHSDYKDAVTGQTVAKVTTGQIYRGSIPFICIQIAMVALVLAVPQMVTHYKASHDADVDPATVEIRFDGPDYGADSPFN from the coding sequence ATGACCGCGTTTCTGATCGCAAATATCGCCCCGATCATGTTCTGCAGCCTCATCCTGTTGATGCTGCTGGGCTTTCCGGTCGCCTTCGCCCTTGCGGCCAATGGCATCCTTTTCGCGCTGATCGGCATGGAACTGGGCCTGCTGTCGCCGTCGCTGCTGCAGGTGCTGCCACAGCGCATCTTTGGCATCATGATGAATGACGTCTTGCTGGCGCTGCCCTTCTTTACCTTCATGGGCCTGCTGCTGGAACGATCCGGCATGGCCGAGGATCTGCTGGAGACGATCGGCCAGCTTTTCGGCCCGATCCGGGGCGGATTGGCCTTTGCCGTGGTCGCGGTGGGCGCGCTGCTGGCGGCGACGACGGGGGTTGTCTCGGCCTCGGTCATTTCGATGGGGCTGATCTCGCTGCCGATCATGCTGCGCTATGGCTATGACCGCAGCGTGGCCACCGGCGTCATCGCCGCGTCGGGAACGCTGTCGCAGATCATTCCGCCCTCGCTGACGCTGATCATTCTGGCCGACCAGCTTGGCCGCCCGGTGGGCGACATGTATCAGGGCGCGATCCTGCCCGGGCTGGTGCTGACCGGGATGTATATGGCCTATGTCGCCTATATCGCGATCATCCGCCCGTCCCGCGCGCCGGCGCTGCCGCCCGATGTGCTGGTCCACCGCGAGGCGAATGGCCGCTCGGGCGCGCTGTCGCTGGTGGTGGTCTTTGTCGGCGCGGTGGCGATCACCTGGATCTGCATCCAGATGCTGATGTCGCCCGACGCCGCGCGGGACGAGCGTATCGTGACCGGCTTCGCGATCTGGAGCGTGCTGGTCTTCGCCGTGGCGGTGCTGGACAAGATGCTGAAGCTGGGGATGCTGTCGAAAATCGCCAGCCGGACGATCTTTGCCATGGTGCCGCCGCTGGCGCTGATCTTTCTGGTCCTGGGCACGATCTTCATCGGTGTCGCCACCCCGACCGAGGGCGGCGCGATGGGCGCGATGGGGGCCCTGCTGCTGGCGCTGCTGAAGGGTCGGCTGACGTTGCAGCGGTTCGAGCAGTCGATGGAATCCACCATGCGGCTGACCAGCTTCGCCATCTTCATCCTTGTCGGCTCGACCATATTCGCGCTGACCTTCCGGGCGGTGAACGGTGATCTTTGGGTCGAACATCTGCTGGCGACGCTGCCGGGCGGGGAATGGGGTTTCCTGATCTTTGTCTGCATCTTCGTCTTCATCGCGGCCTTCTTTCTGGATTTCTTCGAACTGGCCTTCATCGTCATCCCGCTGCTTGGCCCGGTGGCCGAGTCCATGGGCATCGACATGGTCTGGTTCGGGGTCATCATCGCGGTGAACATGCAGACCAGCTTCATGCATCCGCCCTTCGGTCTGGCGCTGTTCTATCTGCGATCGGTGGCGCCGCATTCCGATTACAAGGATGCGGTCACCGGGCAGACGGTGGCCAAGGTCACGACCGGCCAGATCTATCGCGGCTCGATCCCGTTCATCTGCATCCAGATCGCCATGGTCGCGCTGGTGCTGGCCGTCCCGCAGATGGTCACCCATTACAAGGCCTCGCATGACGCCGATGTGGACCCCGCCACGGTCGAGATCCGCTTTGACGGACCGGATTACGGCGCGGACAGCCCGTTCAACTGA
- a CDS encoding TRAP transporter small permease subunit, producing MTAFLSLSRAIDGLNLMVGRVLSWAVIVVVVISTANALSRKFLHIGSNAWLEAQLYLFGALFLLPAGYTLLKNSHVRVDILSSRLPKRTQIGIEIFGVLFLMFPPVLLVEYYALPMFLNSFDSGERSANAGGLLLWPGKLLVLLGFGLLFLAGVSHLIKCVGFLRGLCPDPTARDCVTEEDQLVKDLMAEIDTPDDDMRRKP from the coding sequence ATGACCGCATTCCTATCCCTTTCCCGCGCGATCGACGGCCTGAACCTGATGGTCGGCCGGGTCCTGTCCTGGGCCGTGATCGTCGTCGTCGTCATCAGCACCGCCAATGCGCTAAGCCGGAAATTCCTTCATATCGGTTCGAATGCCTGGCTGGAGGCGCAGCTTTACCTGTTCGGGGCGCTGTTCCTGCTTCCGGCAGGCTATACGCTGCTGAAAAACAGCCATGTGCGCGTCGATATCCTGTCGTCGCGTCTGCCCAAGCGGACCCAGATCGGGATCGAGATCTTCGGCGTGCTGTTCCTGATGTTTCCGCCCGTGCTGCTGGTCGAATATTACGCCCTGCCGATGTTCCTGAACTCGTTCGACAGCGGCGAGCGTTCCGCCAATGCGGGCGGGTTGCTGCTTTGGCCGGGCAAGCTGCTGGTGCTGCTGGGCTTTGGCCTGCTGTTTCTGGCGGGCGTGTCGCATCTGATCAAATGCGTGGGCTTTCTGCGCGGTCTCTGTCCCGATCCGACGGCCCGCGATTGCGTCACCGAAGAGGACCAGCTGGTCAAGGACCTGATGGCCGAAATCGACACACCCGATGACGACATGCGGAGGAAACCATGA
- a CDS encoding MarR family winged helix-turn-helix transcriptional regulator has protein sequence MTKQNAGTAEEESPFGQEKYDDLWGRPGYLIRRLHQIHVGLFSEACGGLDLTAVQYAMLSVLFSGGGKFDQLSLSKAVGVDRTSGADVIKRLERRGLIAREPSTEDRRAFVVSITEQGKEVVRQVRPMMEAAQDRLVSPLTSRERDTFTRLLRKMIEANNDASRAPMA, from the coding sequence ATGACCAAACAAAATGCAGGCACTGCCGAAGAGGAAAGCCCGTTCGGACAGGAAAAATACGACGACCTCTGGGGGCGGCCGGGCTATCTGATCCGCAGACTTCATCAGATCCATGTCGGTCTGTTCAGCGAGGCCTGCGGCGGGCTGGATCTGACGGCGGTGCAATATGCGATGCTGTCGGTGCTGTTCTCGGGCGGGGGGAAATTCGACCAGCTTTCGCTGTCCAAGGCCGTGGGCGTGGACCGCACCAGCGGCGCGGATGTGATCAAGCGGCTTGAGCGTCGCGGTCTGATCGCGCGCGAACCGTCGACCGAGGATCGCCGGGCGTTCGTCGTCAGCATCACCGAGCAGGGGAAAGAGGTCGTGCGGCAGGTCCGGCCGATGATGGAGGCGGCGCAGGACCGTCTGGTTTCACCCCTGACCAGCCGCGAGCGTGACACGTTCACCCGTCTGCTGCGCAAGATGATCGAGGCGAATAACGACGCCTCGCGCGCGCCCATGGCCTGA
- a CDS encoding M20 aminoacylase family protein: MFDRTEIDEAIAWRRDLHRHPELGFEEHRTSQMIAGLLTGWGWRVHRGLAGTGIVAQMGQGGLSIGLRADIDALPIAEATGLPYASVNPGKMHACGHDGHTAMLLLAARQIARDGVEGGTVTLIFQPAEENDGGARVMMEEGLFRDFPVDRVFGIHNWPGLAPGRMVARDGRMMAAFAVFEIEISGRGGHAAMPEQSDGVMAAAGAMVGALQEIPARALSPLEPGVVSVTQIHSGSAWNVCPDKAVLRGTARWFDAGAGDVLQQRIHRVAQAVADAQGCTVRVDYQRRYPATINAPAEAGLARDAAREQGLDTADAAPSMASEDFAFMLQAVPGAYLWLGAARDGDNPGLHSPRFDFNDALLPVGAELWVRLVRRCLAA; encoded by the coding sequence ATGTTCGACCGGACCGAGATAGATGAGGCCATCGCCTGGCGGCGGGATCTGCACCGTCACCCCGAACTGGGATTTGAGGAGCATCGCACATCGCAGATGATCGCCGGATTGCTGACAGGCTGGGGCTGGCGCGTTCATCGCGGTCTGGCTGGCACCGGCATCGTGGCGCAGATGGGGCAGGGCGGCCTAAGTATCGGCCTGCGCGCCGATATCGACGCCTTGCCGATCGCCGAGGCGACGGGGCTGCCCTATGCCTCGGTCAACCCCGGCAAGATGCATGCCTGCGGCCATGATGGTCACACCGCGATGCTGCTGCTGGCGGCGCGACAGATCGCGCGCGATGGCGTGGAGGGCGGCACGGTGACGCTGATCTTTCAGCCGGCCGAGGAAAATGACGGCGGCGCGCGGGTGATGATGGAAGAGGGCCTGTTCCGTGACTTTCCGGTGGATCGGGTGTTCGGCATCCATAACTGGCCGGGTCTGGCACCGGGACGGATGGTGGCGCGGGATGGCAGGATGATGGCCGCCTTTGCCGTGTTCGAGATCGAAATTTCCGGGCGCGGCGGACATGCGGCGATGCCCGAACAATCGGACGGGGTGATGGCCGCCGCAGGCGCCATGGTCGGCGCGCTGCAGGAAATTCCGGCCCGGGCGCTGTCTCCGCTGGAACCGGGCGTCGTGTCGGTGACGCAGATCCATTCCGGCTCTGCCTGGAATGTCTGCCCCGACAAGGCAGTGCTGCGGGGCACGGCGCGCTGGTTCGATGCGGGGGCGGGCGATGTGCTGCAGCAGCGGATCCACCGCGTTGCCCAAGCCGTTGCGGATGCGCAGGGGTGCACGGTCCGCGTCGATTATCAGCGCCGCTACCCTGCCACGATCAACGCCCCGGCCGAGGCCGGACTGGCGCGGGATGCTGCCCGGGAACAGGGGCTGGATACGGCCGATGCCGCGCCCAGCATGGCCTCGGAGGATTTCGCCTTCATGCTGCAGGCGGTGCCCGGCGCCTATCTGTGGCTTGGTGCCGCGCGCGACGGCGACAACCCCGGCCTGCATTCCCCGCGCTTCGATTTCAACGATGCGCTGCTGCCTGTCGGCGCAGAGCTTTGGGTGCGGCTGGTCCGCCGCTGTCTGGCCGCATGA
- a CDS encoding Asp/Glu racemase yields the protein METEIPALLRSRELVAPERFTFHSSRMRMKHVTKDELARMDADSDRCALELSDARVDVMGYACLVAIMSMGLGYHRHSQERLGQVTRDNDAEAPVVTSAGALIEGLQAMGAKKIAVVAPYMKPLTEMVVNYIRNEGFEVVDYRALEIQDNLAVAAHDPMNLPGIVAGMNTAEADVIVLSACVQMPSLPAVTTVEAQSGKPVLTAAVATTWQMLRALDLPTRVPGGGALLSGAY from the coding sequence ATGGAGACCGAGATCCCGGCCTTGCTGAGATCGCGCGAACTGGTCGCGCCCGAGCGGTTCACTTTTCATTCGTCACGCATGCGGATGAAGCATGTGACCAAGGACGAACTGGCCCGGATGGATGCCGACAGCGACCGTTGTGCGCTGGAACTGTCGGATGCCCGCGTCGATGTGATGGGCTATGCCTGCCTGGTGGCGATCATGTCGATGGGCCTTGGCTATCACCGCCATTCGCAGGAGCGGCTGGGGCAGGTGACGCGCGACAATGATGCCGAGGCCCCCGTCGTGACCTCGGCCGGGGCGCTGATCGAGGGGCTGCAGGCGATGGGCGCGAAGAAGATCGCAGTCGTCGCCCCCTATATGAAGCCCTTGACCGAGATGGTCGTGAATTACATCCGCAACGAAGGCTTCGAGGTCGTCGATTATCGCGCGCTGGAGATTCAGGATAATCTGGCCGTCGCCGCCCATGACCCGATGAACCTGCCGGGCATCGTCGCCGGGATGAATACGGCCGAGGCCGATGTGATCGTGCTGTCTGCCTGTGTGCAGATGCCCTCTTTGCCCGCCGTCACCACGGTCGAGGCGCAAAGCGGCAAGCCGGTCCTGACCGCTGCCGTGGCGACCACATGGCAGATGCTGCGCGCGCTTGATTTGCCGACCCGTGTTCCGGGCGGCGGCGCGCTGCTGTCTGGCGCTTATTAA
- a CDS encoding alpha/beta fold hydrolase, giving the protein MARGYHLHANGIRQHLIHYPGPGRQMLLIPGITSPAITWGFVAQRLAERFDVHVLDVRGRGLSQGGDLDYTLDAMAQDAVALAQEMDQPIVLGHSMGARIAIRANALDPDPFGGFLLVDPPMSGPNRRAYPSQWPWYGDSIRMAETGCSAEDMRAFCPSWSEEQLQLRAEWLHSCNWGAVRMAFDGFHTDDIHVDIPKIAKPARLVIAGGATVVDADDQAEIAALNPAIEHRIVEGAGHMIPWDDLQGFLDAVMDFNTEPKGT; this is encoded by the coding sequence ATGGCACGCGGTTATCACCTTCACGCCAATGGCATTCGCCAGCATCTGATCCATTACCCGGGGCCGGGCAGGCAGATGTTGCTGATCCCCGGCATCACCTCGCCCGCGATCACCTGGGGCTTCGTGGCCCAGCGGCTGGCGGAACGCTTTGACGTGCATGTTCTGGACGTGCGCGGGCGCGGCCTCAGCCAGGGCGGCGATCTGGACTATACGCTGGATGCCATGGCGCAGGACGCCGTCGCGCTGGCGCAAGAGATGGATCAGCCCATCGTGTTGGGCCATTCGATGGGCGCGCGCATCGCCATCCGTGCGAATGCGCTGGACCCGGACCCTTTTGGTGGCTTCCTGCTGGTCGATCCGCCGATGTCGGGGCCGAACCGGCGCGCCTATCCGTCGCAATGGCCGTGGTATGGCGATTCCATCCGCATGGCCGAGACGGGCTGCTCGGCCGAGGACATGCGGGCCTTTTGCCCAAGCTGGAGCGAGGAGCAGCTGCAGTTGCGCGCCGAGTGGCTGCATAGCTGCAACTGGGGCGCCGTCCGCATGGCCTTTGACGGCTTTCACACCGACGACATCCACGTCGATATTCCGAAAATCGCCAAGCCCGCGCGTCTGGTGATCGCAGGCGGGGCCACGGTGGTCGATGCCGATGATCAGGCCGAGATCGCGGCCCTGAACCCTGCCATCGAACACCGCATCGTCGAGGGCGCCGGGCACATGATCCCCTGGGACGATCTGCAGGGCTTTCTGGATGCCGTCATGGATTTCAACACCGAACCGAAAGGGACATGA
- a CDS encoding VOC family protein: protein MALGIDHPLVCVRDIDRARDTYMQLGFRMRPPGRHPWGTSTALVIFRDQLLELVGIYDENLLDSYPAGGFLFGRHIQRWLKQREGVSISALHSTDAAADAAAVIGRGGHCDGTIEFGRDVIRDDGTADRTATTLKVFTRAGLPRLTMFACQQHRRDLIEFPEWMDHPNSAFGFASATIMAEPADQPAVRDWMAALYGPGALRDTHWGFSVATGNGDWRVVSRASAADLLGPLPPDLAADGAPSVIALGIKCRSLARLRPFVETGGFAHQYCGDTLVLPQIGRLGGVMLGFREVADSQGG from the coding sequence ATGGCACTGGGCATTGATCACCCGCTTGTCTGTGTCCGCGATATCGACCGCGCGCGCGACACCTATATGCAGCTTGGCTTCCGGATGCGGCCGCCCGGTCGGCATCCGTGGGGAACCTCGACCGCGCTGGTGATTTTCCGCGATCAGTTGCTGGAACTGGTCGGCATCTATGACGAAAACCTGCTGGACAGCTACCCCGCAGGCGGCTTTCTGTTCGGGCGTCACATCCAGCGCTGGCTGAAACAGCGTGAGGGCGTCTCGATCAGCGCCTTGCATTCGACGGATGCGGCGGCAGATGCGGCGGCGGTGATCGGGCGGGGCGGCCATTGTGACGGCACCATCGAATTCGGGCGCGACGTGATACGGGATGACGGCACCGCCGACCGGACCGCGACGACGCTGAAGGTCTTTACCCGCGCAGGGCTGCCACGGCTGACGATGTTCGCCTGCCAGCAGCACCGGCGCGACCTGATCGAATTTCCCGAATGGATGGACCATCCGAACAGCGCCTTCGGATTTGCCTCGGCCACGATCATGGCCGAGCCGGCCGATCAACCCGCGGTCCGCGACTGGATGGCGGCGCTTTACGGGCCGGGCGCGCTGCGCGACACCCATTGGGGCTTTTCGGTGGCAACCGGTAATGGCGACTGGCGCGTCGTCAGCCGGGCATCCGCCGCTGACCTGTTGGGCCCGCTGCCACCCGATCTGGCGGCAGATGGCGCGCCCTCGGTCATCGCGCTAGGGATCAAATGCCGCTCGCTTGCTAGGCTTAGGCCATTTGTCGAAACGGGCGGATTTGCCCATCAATACTGCGGTGACACGCTGGTGCTGCCCCAGATCGGGCGTCTGGGCGGGGTCATGCTTGGCTTTCGTGAAGTCGCCGACAGTCAGGGGGGATAG